In the genome of Candidatus Zixiibacteriota bacterium, one region contains:
- a CDS encoding ParB N-terminal domain-containing protein translates to MKVTRVPLDLLFADRQRISFRNIPPHAHGEKYYELVNTSKSRVPIAPIQVTTQGTYYVIRYGYRRALAALETGRRYIDAYVEKDKKPICQMVPIKDLMFPQAK, encoded by the coding sequence ATGAAAGTGACAAGAGTTCCTCTGGATTTGCTGTTCGCTGACCGGCAACGGATCAGTTTTCGCAATATTCCCCCCCATGCCCACGGTGAAAAGTACTATGAACTGGTCAACACATCCAAATCTCGTGTTCCGATCGCACCTATCCAGGTGACGACGCAGGGGACGTACTATGTGATCCGGTACGGATATCGCCGGGCACTGGCCGCGCTCGAGACGGGTCGCAGGTACATTGATGCCTATGTTGAGAAAGACAAGAAACCAATTTGCCAGATGGTTCCCATCAAGGACCTTATGTTCCCGCAAGCCAAATAG